A DNA window from Corvus hawaiiensis isolate bCorHaw1 chromosome 11, bCorHaw1.pri.cur, whole genome shotgun sequence contains the following coding sequences:
- the LOC125331494 gene encoding serine/arginine repetitive matrix protein 2-like translates to MPESAIIQEAGRRQRKRGKSGSCTPSRQGLKGEGTRRAQPDNPELWRLCLQCHEPVCFPRPWELLLCSSCAAEGSHRRCSGLRNGTASWECDSCAGLGTASSHEAEFNGPSPTSQSGLEPAHGSAESEAISHSSGSPVPSGLSPPSPSRESRKRSSTTHAALEPLLEPSSLESSSPGTESEATSGSSDSSSPDPEDGSRPKSPGPDHRQSRSRQQHWALNRTVRSRSRRDRNHRTGARAERPRCRGTPSETSPRRSRSWQQGPAPNPPVRSRSCRDRSRRTGPSAERPRRRGTPSEASPRRNRSRQQGPAPNPPVRSRSRRDRSHRTGARAERPRCRGTPSETSPRCNRSRQQGPAPNPPVRSRSRRDRSHRTGARAERPRCRGTPSETSPRCNRSRQQGPAPNPPVRSRSRRDRSHRTGPGAERPRCRETSSGTSPRRSRSRQQGPAPNPPVRSRNRRDGGHRTAASAERPRRRETSSGTSTRSNRSRQRRRASTQTSKSSM, encoded by the exons ATGCCAGAGAGTGCCATTatccaggaggcagggaggaggcagaggaagaggggtAAGTCGGGAAGCTGCACCCCGTCTCGGCAAGGGCTCAAAGGAGAAGGAACCAGAAGAGCTCAGCCGGACAATCCCGAGCTGTGGAGACTTTGCCTTCAGTGCCATGAACCTGTTTGCTTTCCCAGGCCCTGGGAActgctcctgtgctcctcctgcGCTGCTGAGGGCAGCCACCGGCGCTGCTCCGGCCTGAGAAACGGCACAGCCAGCTGGGAGTGTGACAGCTGTGCTGGTCTGGGCACGG CCTCCAGCCATGAGGCAGAGTTCAACGGCCCCAGCCCGACCAGCCAGTCAGGACTGGAGCCGGCCCATGGCTCCGCAGAATCCGAGGCCATcagccacagctctggcagcccGGTGCCATCAGGTCTGTCTCCTCCATCTCCATCTCGAGAGAGCAGAAAACGCAGCAGCACCACCCATGCAGCACTGGAGCCATTGCTGGAACCTTCCtcgctggagagcagcagccctggcacagaaaGTGAGGCAACATCAGGGTCATCAGACAGCAGCTCCCCAGACCCTGAGGACGGCAGCCGTCCTAAAAGTCCTGGACCTGACCATAGGCAAAGCCGCTCTCGCCAGCAACATTGGGCCCTGAATCGAACTGTCCGGTCGAGGAGTCGCCGAGACAGAAACCACAGGACAGGAGCAAGGGCTGAGAGGCCCAGGTGCAGGGGGACACCATCAGAGACATCCCCCAGACGCAGCCGCTCTTGGCAACAAGGTCCGGCCCCAAATCCACCTGTCCGGTCGAGGAGTTGCCGAGACAGGAGCCGCAGGACAGGACCAAGTGCTGAGAGGCCCAGGCGCAGGGGGACACCATCAGAGGCATCCCCCCGACGCAACCGCTCTCGCCAGCAAGGTCCGGCCCCAAATCCACCTGTCCGGTCGAGGAGTCGCCGAGACAGGAGCCACAGGACAGGAGCAAGGGCTGAGAGGCCCAGGTGCAGGGGGACACCATCAGAGACATCCCCCAGATGCAACCGCTCTCGGCAACAAGGTCCGGCCCCAAATCCACCTGTCCGGTCGAGGAGTCGCCGAGACAGGAGCCACAGGACAGGAGCAAGGGCTGAGAGGCCCAGGTGCAGGGGGACACCATCAGAGACATCCCCCAGATGCAACCGCTCTCGGCAACAAGGTCCGGCCCCAAATCCACCTGTCCGGTCGAGGAGTCGCCGAGACAGGAGCCACAGGACAGGACCAGGTGCTGAGAGGCCCAGGTGTAGGGAGACATCATCGGGGACATCCCCCCGACGCAGCCGCTCCCGCCAGCAAGGTCCGGCCCCAAATCCACCTGTCCGGTCGAGGAATCGCCGTGACGGGGGCCACAGGACAGCAGCAAGTGCTGAGAGGCCCAGGCGGAGGGAGACATCATCAGGGACATCCACCAGGAGCAACCGCTCCCGCCAGCGACGTCGCGCCTCAACTCAGACCTCGAAAAGCAGCATGTAg